The following are encoded together in the Microcoleus sp. FACHB-68 genome:
- a CDS encoding type II secretion system F family protein — translation MPSDVAAAQGFKKKATKAKGFDFKQLEEKLNFAMASVTVKDKAIFSRQLAVLINAGVPLVKGIGVLREQCDNAKMKKALSVIDGDVQEGVALAEAMRKHDYCFDNLFVAMVQAGELGGVLDEVLNRVAKLLEDSARLQNHIKSASAYPKAVGTIAILVFFGMTTFLLPTFAKIFVELGTPLPALTVFMLACSEFFRTPIKLGSLIATIFAITTAYKMYYKTPFGKLQIDGIMLKLPLFGDLIKKTAVARFCRTFGMLTRSGVPMLTSLEIVKETAGNQVISNAVEAARQEIQQGGMISLALKEADVFPAMAIHMMSIGEETGEIDKMLMKVADFYEDEVEQAVKGLTSTLEPIMMVGIAALVGAILLSMYLPMFAVFDKLG, via the coding sequence GTCAAGGACAAGGCTATTTTTTCGCGTCAATTGGCTGTTTTGATTAATGCCGGTGTGCCATTGGTCAAAGGGATCGGCGTATTGCGCGAGCAATGTGATAATGCCAAGATGAAAAAAGCGCTGTCAGTCATTGATGGAGATGTGCAAGAGGGTGTGGCGCTTGCCGAGGCTATGCGGAAACATGATTACTGCTTTGATAATCTCTTCGTTGCGATGGTACAGGCAGGAGAACTCGGTGGTGTTCTTGATGAAGTGCTGAACCGGGTTGCCAAGCTGCTAGAAGATTCCGCTCGATTGCAGAACCACATCAAATCGGCAAGCGCTTATCCAAAGGCCGTGGGAACGATTGCTATCCTTGTGTTTTTCGGGATGACGACATTTCTGTTGCCCACCTTTGCTAAGATTTTCGTAGAACTTGGGACACCATTGCCGGCCTTGACCGTATTTATGCTGGCGTGCAGCGAATTTTTCCGAACTCCCATAAAATTAGGCTCACTCATCGCTACGATCTTTGCGATCACAACGGCCTACAAGATGTACTACAAAACGCCGTTCGGTAAGCTGCAAATTGACGGCATCATGCTGAAGTTGCCTTTGTTTGGAGATTTGATCAAAAAAACGGCTGTGGCTCGTTTCTGCCGCACGTTCGGGATGCTGACCCGCTCTGGGGTGCCGATGCTGACTTCCCTAGAAATTGTTAAAGAAACGGCAGGGAATCAAGTCATTTCAAATGCAGTGGAAGCCGCAAGGCAAGAAATCCAACAAGGTGGCATGATTAGCCTTGCATTAAAAGAAGCGGATGTGTTTCCTGCGATGGCTATTCACATGATGAGCATTGGGGAAGAAACCGGCGAAATCGACAAAATGTTGATGAAGGTGGCTGACTTCTATGAAGATGAAGTTGAGCAAGCCGTTAAAGGTCTTACCAGTACCCTGGAGCCAATTATGATGGTAGGCATCGCGGCATTGGTGGGTGCAATTCTGCTATCCATGTATTTGCCGATGTTCGCAGTGTTTGACAAATTAGGCTAA